From Nocardioides sp. HDW12B, the proteins below share one genomic window:
- a CDS encoding acetyl-CoA C-acetyltransferase: MAEAYVVEAVRTPVGRRRGSLAGVHSADLGAHVLRALVERSGVDPVAVDDVVMGCCDTIGSQAGDVARTAWLVAGLPDEVPGVTIDRQCGSSQQAVHFAAQGVMSGTQDLVVAGGLQNMSAIPISAAMLVAQDYGFTTPFAESPGWVERYGDAEISQFRSAEMIAEKWDVSRADMEAFALESHRRALAAIAEGRFEREIAPLGEAAVDECPRADTSPERMAALQPLLPDGRITAGVSSQISDGASAMLLASERAVAEHGLTPRARIHHLSVRGDDPVWMLTGPIRATRHALERAGMSVDDIDLFECNEAFASVVLAWERELGVPHEKVNVNGGAIALGHPIGATGTRLMTTLLHELERTGGRFGLQTMCEGGGQANVTIIERL; this comes from the coding sequence GTGGCTGAGGCCTACGTCGTCGAGGCCGTCCGCACCCCGGTCGGCCGCCGCCGCGGGTCGCTGGCGGGGGTGCACTCCGCCGACCTCGGCGCCCACGTGCTGCGGGCGCTGGTCGAGCGCAGCGGTGTGGACCCTGTCGCGGTCGACGACGTGGTGATGGGCTGCTGCGACACCATCGGCTCCCAGGCCGGCGACGTCGCGCGCACGGCGTGGCTGGTCGCTGGCCTGCCCGACGAGGTGCCCGGCGTGACGATCGACCGGCAGTGCGGGTCGTCGCAGCAGGCGGTGCACTTCGCCGCCCAGGGCGTCATGTCCGGCACCCAGGACCTCGTCGTCGCCGGTGGCCTGCAGAACATGTCGGCCATCCCGATCTCGGCCGCGATGCTGGTGGCGCAGGACTACGGCTTCACGACGCCCTTCGCCGAGTCGCCGGGCTGGGTGGAGCGCTACGGCGACGCCGAGATCAGCCAGTTCCGCAGCGCCGAGATGATCGCGGAGAAGTGGGACGTCAGCCGCGCCGACATGGAGGCGTTCGCCCTCGAGTCCCACCGGCGTGCGCTCGCCGCGATCGCGGAGGGCCGCTTCGAGCGGGAGATCGCGCCGCTGGGGGAGGCGGCCGTGGACGAGTGCCCGCGGGCCGACACCTCGCCCGAGCGGATGGCGGCCCTGCAGCCGCTGCTGCCCGACGGCCGGATCACCGCCGGCGTCTCCTCCCAGATCAGCGACGGCGCCTCGGCGATGCTCCTCGCCTCGGAGCGCGCGGTGGCCGAGCACGGTCTGACCCCGCGCGCCCGCATCCACCACCTGTCGGTGCGCGGCGACGACCCGGTGTGGATGCTGACCGGGCCCATCCGGGCGACCCGGCACGCCCTCGAGCGCGCTGGGATGAGCGTGGACGACATCGACCTCTTCGAGTGCAACGAGGCGTTCGCGTCCGTCGTGCTCGCGTGGGAGCGCGAGCTCGGCGTGCCCCACGAGAAGGTCAACGTCAACGGGGGAGCGATCGCGCTCGGCCACCCCATCGGCGCCACCGGCACCCGGCTGATGACGACGCTGCTGCACGAGCTGGAGCGCACCGGCGGGCGTTTCGGGCTGCAGACGATGTGCGAGGGCGGCGGGCAGGCGAACGTGACGATCATCGAGCGGCTGTGA
- a CDS encoding YihY/virulence factor BrkB family protein, with protein MSSLVGRFDRFQRRRRSVGIPLAVVYKYFDDQGPFMSAALTYYAFVAIFPLLLLLSSFLGWLLAGNETLQTRLLLGTLGQFPIVGDQLAQPEKLQGSAWSITIGLLVALYGVTGLGQAAQNVLNTAWAVPRNSRLNPVVSRFRSILVMVFGGFVVVMLTVAASFLTNLSTFGVDAEGWLQGLSTVMSLVVTAAVFSLMMRYTTSRRPSFWTALPGGITIAVGWHLLQRLGGVYVSRVMDRATELNAIFALVLGLIAFIYLACIIAVIGVEVSVVLRRRLYPRALLTPFTDDVELTEADRRAYDSYAKSMRHKGFQHVEVTFDDRVSYEPEFDTSAIPKVDPGHQPSPPSGSTSR; from the coding sequence GTGTCCAGTCTCGTCGGTCGGTTCGACCGGTTCCAGCGTCGCCGTCGCTCCGTCGGCATCCCGTTGGCCGTCGTCTACAAGTACTTCGACGACCAGGGACCGTTCATGTCGGCGGCTCTCACCTACTACGCGTTCGTCGCGATCTTCCCGCTGCTGCTCCTGCTGAGCTCGTTCCTCGGCTGGCTGCTGGCCGGCAACGAGACGCTGCAGACGCGGCTGCTGCTCGGCACGCTGGGGCAGTTCCCGATCGTCGGGGACCAGCTGGCGCAACCGGAGAAGCTGCAGGGCAGCGCCTGGTCGATCACGATCGGCCTCCTGGTCGCGCTGTACGGCGTCACGGGGCTGGGCCAGGCGGCGCAGAACGTCCTGAACACCGCCTGGGCCGTGCCGCGCAACAGCCGGCTGAACCCGGTCGTCAGCCGCTTCCGCAGCATCCTCGTGATGGTCTTCGGTGGCTTCGTCGTCGTGATGCTGACCGTGGCCGCGAGCTTCCTGACGAACCTGTCGACCTTCGGCGTCGACGCCGAGGGGTGGCTGCAGGGGCTGAGCACGGTCATGTCGCTGGTCGTGACGGCCGCGGTGTTCAGCCTGATGATGCGCTACACGACCTCGCGCCGGCCGTCGTTCTGGACCGCGCTGCCGGGAGGCATCACGATCGCCGTCGGGTGGCACCTGCTGCAGCGCCTCGGCGGCGTCTACGTCAGCCGGGTCATGGACCGCGCCACGGAGCTCAACGCCATCTTCGCGCTGGTCCTCGGGCTCATCGCGTTCATCTACCTGGCCTGCATCATCGCCGTCATCGGTGTCGAGGTCAGCGTGGTGCTGCGGCGCCGGCTCTATCCCCGGGCGCTGCTGACGCCGTTCACCGACGACGTCGAGCTGACCGAGGCCGACCGCCGCGCCTACGACAGCTACGCCAAGTCGATGCGTCACAAGGGCTTCCAGCACGTCGAGGTCACCTTCGACGACCGGGTCTCCTACGAGCCCGAGTTCGACACCAGCGCCATCCCCAAGGTCGACCCCGGCCACCAGCCCTCACCCCCCTCCGGCTCCACCTCCCGCTGA
- a CDS encoding IS30 family transposase, protein MLASLGGVPRPESVEYDARYLSLDERREIARLHDAQWSMRAIARQVGRDPSTISRELARNHHTKTGHYLPEIAHTQAWVRQRRPKPSKLSSNPRLRARVRYMLNKLLSPEQIAGRLPVRFPEDESMRISHETIYQSLYVYPRGELTRELKVHLRSGRTTRRPRGQRSTRAPRIANMVSIHDRPAEVEGRLVPGHHEGDLIKGSLASNSAVGTIVERHSGYVTLIHLPQGWGAEKVAAGVSEQMNALPTWFTKTLTWDRGVEMARHADITAATGIDVYFADPRCPQQRPSNENTNGLLHEYMPKGTDLSVHTRADLDAIAEELNNRPRKRLDFLTPAEVFTKLLEDDQHPGVATTP, encoded by the coding sequence ATGCTGGCCAGTCTCGGTGGCGTGCCCCGACCTGAAAGCGTCGAGTACGACGCGCGTTACCTCAGTCTCGACGAGCGGCGCGAGATAGCGCGCCTGCACGATGCTCAGTGGTCGATGCGCGCGATCGCCCGCCAAGTGGGTCGTGACCCCTCGACGATCAGCCGCGAGCTGGCTCGCAACCACCACACCAAGACCGGGCACTACCTGCCCGAGATCGCCCACACCCAGGCCTGGGTGCGCCAACGGCGACCCAAGCCCTCCAAGCTCAGCTCGAACCCGCGACTGCGGGCCCGGGTTCGTTACATGCTCAACAAGCTGCTCTCGCCCGAGCAGATCGCCGGGCGGCTTCCGGTGCGGTTCCCCGAAGATGAGTCCATGCGCATCAGCCACGAGACGATCTACCAGAGCTTGTATGTCTACCCGCGTGGTGAGCTGACCCGCGAGCTGAAGGTCCACCTGCGCAGCGGACGCACCACCCGCCGCCCGCGCGGGCAGCGGAGCACGCGGGCGCCTCGGATCGCGAACATGGTCTCCATCCACGACCGACCAGCCGAGGTCGAAGGCCGCCTGGTCCCCGGTCACCACGAAGGTGACCTCATCAAGGGCTCACTGGCCTCGAACTCCGCGGTCGGCACCATCGTCGAACGCCACTCCGGCTACGTCACCCTCATCCACCTGCCCCAGGGCTGGGGAGCCGAGAAGGTCGCCGCCGGCGTCAGCGAGCAGATGAACGCGCTGCCCACGTGGTTCACCAAGACGTTGACCTGGGACCGCGGCGTCGAGATGGCCCGCCACGCCGACATCACCGCCGCCACCGGCATCGACGTCTACTTCGCCGACCCTCGCTGTCCCCAGCAACGGCCGAGCAACGAGAACACCAACGGCCTGCTGCACGAGTACATGCCCAAAGGCACCGACCTCTCGGTCCACACCCGCGCCGACCTCGACGCCATCGCCGAGGAGCTCAACAACCGCCCCCGCAAACGACTCGACTTTCTCACCCCCGCCGAGGTTTTCACTAAGTTGCTCGAAGACGACCAACACCCAGGTGTTGCGACCACCCCCTGA
- a CDS encoding AMP-binding protein, with protein MTTESSAMPSESAGETDVPLLEETIGENFRRTAATYADREALVEVASGRRWTWAELDRDVAALARGLIGAGIATGDRVGIWAPNCAEWTILQYAAAEAGAILVNVNPAYRTHELAYVVNQSGLRLLVAATSFKTSDYRAMVEEVAGECDTLERTVYLDTDDWAALVAEGDAVSEDDLAERMASLDPGEAINIQYTSGTTGFPKGATLSHRNILNNGYFTTELINLTHEDRLCIPVPFYHCFGMVMANLGCTTHGATMVIPAPGFDPEITLRTVAEERCTGVYGVPTMFIAMQNHPTFAEHDLSALRTGIMAGSICPVEVMKRCVEDMHMSEVSIAYGMTETSPVSCQTRADDDLERRTATIGRVHPHVEIKVVDPVTGQTLPRGETGEFCTRGYSVMLGYWQEEEKTREAIDADGWMHTGDLAVMREDGYCNIVGRIKDMVIRGGENIYPREIEEFLYTHPDVEDVQVIGVPDERYGEELCAWIRLKDGSDPLDAEAVRAFASGRLAHYKIPRYVKVVEEFPMTVTGKIRKVQMREESAAELGLA; from the coding sequence ATGACGACCGAGAGCTCCGCGATGCCGTCCGAGTCGGCGGGCGAGACCGACGTACCGCTGCTCGAGGAGACCATCGGCGAAAACTTCCGCCGCACCGCGGCGACCTACGCCGACCGCGAGGCGCTCGTCGAGGTGGCCAGCGGGCGGCGCTGGACCTGGGCCGAGCTCGACCGCGACGTCGCGGCGCTGGCGCGCGGCCTCATCGGTGCCGGCATCGCGACAGGCGACCGCGTCGGCATCTGGGCCCCCAACTGCGCCGAGTGGACGATCCTGCAGTACGCCGCCGCGGAGGCGGGCGCGATCCTCGTCAACGTCAACCCGGCCTACCGCACCCACGAGCTGGCGTACGTCGTCAACCAGTCGGGGCTGCGGCTCCTGGTGGCGGCCACCTCGTTCAAGACCAGCGACTACCGGGCGATGGTCGAGGAGGTGGCCGGCGAGTGCGACACCCTGGAGCGCACGGTCTACCTCGACACCGACGACTGGGCCGCGCTCGTCGCCGAGGGGGACGCGGTCTCCGAGGACGACCTCGCCGAGCGGATGGCGTCGCTCGACCCGGGCGAGGCGATCAACATCCAGTACACCTCCGGCACGACCGGGTTCCCCAAGGGTGCGACGCTCAGCCACCGCAACATCCTCAACAACGGCTACTTCACGACCGAGCTGATCAACCTCACCCACGAGGACCGGCTCTGCATCCCGGTGCCCTTCTACCACTGCTTCGGCATGGTCATGGCGAACCTCGGCTGCACCACCCACGGCGCGACCATGGTCATCCCGGCCCCCGGTTTCGATCCCGAGATCACCCTGCGCACAGTCGCCGAGGAGCGCTGCACGGGCGTGTACGGCGTGCCGACGATGTTCATCGCGATGCAGAACCACCCGACCTTCGCCGAGCACGACCTGAGCGCGCTGCGCACGGGGATCATGGCGGGCTCGATCTGCCCGGTCGAGGTCATGAAGCGCTGCGTCGAGGACATGCACATGAGCGAGGTCTCCATCGCCTACGGCATGACCGAGACCAGCCCGGTCTCCTGCCAGACCCGCGCCGACGACGACCTCGAGCGGCGTACGGCGACCATCGGCCGGGTCCACCCGCACGTCGAGATCAAGGTCGTCGACCCGGTGACGGGACAGACGCTGCCGCGCGGGGAGACCGGGGAGTTCTGCACCCGCGGCTACTCGGTGATGCTCGGCTACTGGCAGGAGGAGGAGAAGACGCGCGAGGCGATCGACGCGGACGGCTGGATGCACACCGGCGACCTGGCGGTGATGCGCGAGGACGGCTACTGCAACATCGTGGGGCGCATCAAGGACATGGTCATCCGCGGCGGGGAGAACATCTACCCCCGCGAGATCGAGGAGTTCTTGTACACCCACCCCGATGTCGAGGACGTGCAGGTCATCGGCGTCCCGGACGAGAGGTACGGCGAGGAGCTCTGCGCGTGGATCCGTCTCAAGGACGGCTCGGACCCGCTCGACGCCGAGGCCGTCCGCGCCTTCGCGAGCGGAAGGCTGGCGCACTACAAGATCCCGCGCTACGTCAAGGTCGTCGAGGAGTTCCCGATGACCGTGACCGGCAAGATCCGCAAGGTCCAGATGCGCGAGGAGAGCGCCGCCGAGCTAGGCCTCGCCTGA
- a CDS encoding GNAT family N-acetyltransferase has translation MDFRPLDPDDLGTMKQVVDLENATEAVDGPWRHPMTLRTLDAEIRWAWDLEPGRHVVAFDGDTLVSHGVLELTERDNLDLAWFGISVPPELRRRGYGTAMLRHLEEEARAAGRTKAGAFCWDGSPGADFAAAHGYPKRFQSVNRRQHLEDVSLAKVRALYDAAVASAGDYELVLVKGRTPPSMLESMVDMVAAINDAPLDDLDMEDEVFSAERVAAYETAQLNAGLRLHRYLARHRTTGEPAGNTVVAVEEERPQIAHQHDTSVVATHRGHRLGLLLKTAMLLHLAEAEPQVRSIDTFNAESNDHMIAVNEDLGYRWMGRGLGFQRSLVG, from the coding sequence ATGGACTTCCGACCGCTGGACCCCGACGACCTCGGGACGATGAAGCAGGTCGTCGACCTCGAGAACGCCACCGAGGCCGTCGACGGCCCCTGGCGCCACCCGATGACGCTGCGCACGCTCGACGCCGAGATCCGCTGGGCCTGGGACCTCGAGCCCGGCCGCCACGTGGTCGCCTTCGACGGCGACACCTTGGTGTCCCACGGCGTGCTGGAGCTCACCGAGCGGGACAACCTCGACCTGGCCTGGTTCGGGATATCCGTGCCGCCGGAGCTCCGTCGGCGCGGCTACGGCACGGCGATGCTGCGCCACCTGGAGGAGGAGGCCCGGGCCGCCGGTCGCACGAAGGCCGGCGCGTTCTGCTGGGACGGGTCGCCGGGAGCCGACTTCGCCGCTGCCCACGGCTACCCGAAGCGCTTCCAGTCCGTCAACCGCCGCCAGCACCTCGAGGACGTCTCGCTCGCCAAGGTCCGCGCACTGTACGACGCTGCGGTCGCCTCCGCGGGCGACTACGAGCTGGTGCTCGTCAAGGGCCGCACCCCGCCGTCGATGCTGGAGTCGATGGTCGACATGGTCGCGGCGATCAACGACGCCCCGCTCGACGACCTCGACATGGAGGACGAGGTGTTCTCGGCCGAGCGGGTGGCGGCGTACGAGACGGCTCAGCTCAACGCGGGCCTGAGGCTGCACCGCTACCTCGCCCGGCACCGGACGACCGGCGAGCCGGCCGGCAACACCGTGGTCGCCGTCGAGGAGGAGCGTCCGCAGATCGCCCACCAGCACGACACGTCCGTGGTGGCCACGCACCGCGGCCACCGGCTCGGGCTGCTGCTCAAGACCGCGATGCTGCTGCACCTGGCCGAGGCCGAGCCGCAGGTCCGCTCCATCGACACCTTCAACGCCGAGTCGAACGACCACATGATCGCGGTCAACGAGGACCTCGGCTACCGGTGGATGGGCCGGGGCCTGGGCTTCCAGCGCTCCCTGGTCGGCTGA